The following coding sequences lie in one Musa acuminata AAA Group cultivar baxijiao chromosome BXJ1-8, Cavendish_Baxijiao_AAA, whole genome shotgun sequence genomic window:
- the LOC135588784 gene encoding uncharacterized protein LOC135588784 isoform X1 — MTEESQATSDHVEAEPSSEVDLLVDRDGKHILTCGESDLLQKEGNRYVEEEASLDREFSKFEESIYAKESSHLFKQISEVEEASSVEDLKTRNRVANVNLLVMEKKKELELQLEESGRGQELSESEKSLPKSEFHLANQKLVNMNRYCEEHELNQKAMKDDILEALTSNDTKHKKLLEVKEAFTGLADELKSSRKKMKELQEGLVSSANERCKLEEFSKHSSSQAELESKRALQFGNMLELAQFKAKEIEGQMDNLQKGLKGLYERIAENQHVKGVLHANAVELSTIQEKLEISRSTVADFEQKLVSKDSIIHELTQELNIHKASEERMKTHVLELENLLAASKEELEAKHANLEEIELKLQEKIGASFKNQVLWQKVTLQSLQKDLSDLTREKVTLQSTVADLSMKLSMNEEQCRQLEANLNLADQNFNKTDSLLSQALLRNKELEQNQRSFEELHHDMKKVMDATTKRNLELENLVQASKLAEESLKTKLRQSEMRSFSAEKRNMELKQQFNTTEMRCLEAESEIEDLNNQVKELTTLLRKIDEENSLSRRRFQGYENKIGQLESSLSKSFRRNTELEKELNCLLEKCVEHEGQATAAHQSNAELEDKVQTSHSKTEIEKCVKHKGQGTTEHQSNVELGDKVQSSHFETENAVTGADELEQLLETANYRIQELEQLLATMEAKYRDTETELKQYSSKVSALFAEIEAYQARSESLESVLQAANEKESELTDALDATVKDRKKLEDLSNIQAKSLSEAENLIQILQNKLKSLGAKLESAEEQLQASSLREKELVEKLRSTGEQLKHDGKAVEDINTRNLEMNSLNESLDKDTGFKFKETTLRFNQKESEFKELHEKLKFLEEQKTLYKDHALESNEEVASLKAELEANAMKLVSLDNKVEELNQKVLESDLRAEQISLENELMAVTNSKLRLELAACQLQLNQLNQLLNTNHAEMEATSEQLASHVKTISKLTDENSTYLELQSATEYRLRETEVQLHETIEKFKQKDSEVRDLIEKLLALETQLRSHDEQASELAAIASSRKDKLEDTLLKLQNLEAFVEHLKRSSEISKLENEDLMGENLTMSQELATYKTNINELKIVFNAVVAEKQVTSIQLHDSRKEMKVLMQQINSDKEKHQLQITAAKEEYNKLTESYQKTKKELEAIIIQLEEQLSEQTTKEISLCADMKILKAELADKSLMQEQISELESKLLFAQKSYMEEIEGLRSTVVEKDVILIPKLEEHTCIIEERDTLIQQLKKVQSDLDIAHRTIKEQFQNKTAEGELQNEIEAKSRDLGLGTSITMFGRNIKENNDNNMNQALETKSLNLATQIDEEASGAMAFKFILGVALVSMFIGIILGKRY; from the exons ATGACAGAAGAGTCACAAGCAACTTCAGACCACGTGGAAGCCGAGCCATCTTCGGAAGTTGATCTATTG GTAGACAGAGATGGAAAACACATCTTAACTTGTGGGGAATCAGACTTACTGCAAAAAGAAGGAAATAGATATGTGGAAGAGGAGGCGTCATTAGATAGAGAATTCAGCAAGTTTGAGGAGTCGATATATGCAAAAGAGAGTTCCCACCTATTTAAACAAATATCGGAAGTGGAAGAGGCCTCAAGTGTTGAAGATCTGAAAACAAGAAATAGAGTGGCAAATGTGAATTTGCTGGTAATggagaagaaaaaagaacttgAACTTCAGCTTGAAGAATCTGGGAGAGGACAGGAACTTTCAGAATCTGAAAAATCCTTACCAAAATCAGAATTTCATCTAGCAAATCAGAAGTTAGTGAATATGAACAGATATTGCGAAGAACATGAACTTAACCAGAAGGCAATGAAAGATGATATTTTAGAAGCACTGACATCAAATGATACAAAGCATAAGAAGCTTCTTGAGGTAAAGGAAGCATTCACGGGGTTGGCAGATGAGCTCAAGAGCTCGAGGAAAAAGATGAAGGAGCTTCAAGAAGGGTTAGTGTCATCAGCAAATGAGAGGTGTAAACTTGAAGAGTTCAGCAAACATAGTAGTTCACAGGCAGAGCTAGAATCAAAGAGAGCTTTACAGTTTGGGAACATGTTGGAATTAGCACAATTTAAAGCAAAGGAGATTGAAGGTCAGATGGATAATTTACAAAAAGGATTGAAGGGACTCTATGAAAGGATTGCAGAGAATCAGCATGTCAAAGGAGTTCTGCACGCCAATGCAGTAGAGCTTTCAACAATTCAGGAAAAGTTGGAGATTTCAAGGTCAACAGTAGCAGATTTCGAACAGAAACTTGTTTCTAAGGATTCTATCATTCATGAGCTTACCCAAGAATTAAATATACATAAGGCTTCTGAAGAACGGATGAAAACACATGTTCTTGAATTAGAAAATTTACTTGCTGCATCCAAAGAAGAACTCGAAGCAAAGCATGCAAACTTGGAGGAAATTGAACTGAAGCTTCAAGAGAAAATTGGAGCTAGTTTTAAAAACCAAGTACTGTGGCAGAAGGTGACCCTTCAAAGTTTACAGAAGGACTTGTCTGATTTAACCAGGGAAAAGGTGACTCTTCAAAGTACTGTGGCAGACCttagcatgaaattgtcaatgaaCGAGGAGCAATGCCGACAATTAGAAGCGAATCTAAATCTGGCTGATCAGAATTTTAACAAGACAGATTCACTTCTTTCACAAGCATTATTGCGTAACAAAGAGCTTGAACAAAATCAGAGATCTTTTGAAGAgctccatcatgatatgaaaaaaGTAATGGATGCCACTACCAAGAGAAACCTTGAGCTGGAGAATCTGGTTCAGGCATCAAAGTTAGCTGAAGAGAGCCTAAAAACAAAGCTTAGGCAGAGTGAAATGAGATCATTCTCTGCTGAAAAACGCAATATGGAGCTTAAGCAACAATTTAATACTACAGAGATGAGATGCCTTGAAGCAGAGAGTGAGATAGAGGATCTGAATAATCAAGTGAAAGAGCTCACTACTTTGTTAAGAAAAATAGATGAGGAAAATTCACTATCAAGACGACGCTTTCAGGGATATGAGAACAAGATTGGCCAACTGGAATCTTCGTTGAGCAAGTCTTTTCGAAGGAACACAGAGCTTGAAAAGGAGCTCAACTGTCTTCTTGAAAAGTGTGTAGAGCATGAGGGACAGGCTACTGCAGCACATCAAAGCAATGCTGAGCTGGAAGACAAGGTACAAACATCTCATTCTAAAACTGAGATTGAAAAGTGTGTTAAGCACAAGGGACAGGGTACTACAGAACATCAAAGCAATGTTGAGTTAGGAGACAAGGTACAATCATCTCATTTTGAAACTGAGAATGCTGTAACAGGAGCTGATGAATTAGAGCAACTGCTGGAAACTGCTAATTATCGAATACAGGAGCTGGAACAGCTACTGGCAACTATGGAGGCAAAATATAGAGACACAGAAACAGAATTAAAACAATATAGCAGCAAGGTATCTGCACTTTTTGCTGAAATTGAAGCATACCAAGCAAGATCAGAAAGTCTTGAATCTGTGCTGCAAGCTGCAAATGAAAAAGAGAGCGAGTTGACTGATGCCTTGGATGCCACCGTTAAAGACCGAAAAAAACTTGAAGACTTATCCAATATTCAGGCAAAGAGTCTTTCTGAAGCTGAGAATCTGATCCAGATATTGCAAAATAAATTGAAATCTCTTGGAGCAAAGTTGGAAAGTGCTGAGGAACAACTTCAGGCCTCAAGTCTTCGAGAGAAAGAGCTAGTTGAGAAGCTTAGATCTACTGGAGAACAGTTAAAGCATGATGGAAAGGCTGTAGAAGATATTAATACCAGAAACCTGGAGATGAATTCACTGAATGAATCTTTAGACAAGGATACAGGGTTCAAATTCAAAGAAACAACACTGAGATTTAATCAAAAGGAGTCTGAATTTAAAGAATTGCATGAAAAGTTAAAGTTTCTGGAAGAACAAAAGACATTATACAAAGATCACGCACTTGAATCTAATGAAGAAGTTGCTTCACTAAAGGCGGAGTTGGAAGCAAATGCAATGAAATTGGTATCCCTTGATAACAAAGTCGAGGAGCTTAACCAAAAAGTTTTAGAATCTGATCTGAGAGCTGAACAAATATCTTTGGAAAATGAACTGATGGCTGTGACGAATTCAAAGCTTAGGTTAGAGTTGGCAGCCTGTCAACTCCAACTTAATCAGCTTAATCAGTTGTTGAACACCAATCATGCAGAGATGGAGGCAACTTCTGAACAACTCGCCTCTCATGTGAAAACCATCTCAAAGTTAACAGATGAAAATTCAACATATTTGGAACTCCAATCTGCCACTGAATATCGTCTTAGAGAAACCGAAGTCCAACTGCATGAAACTATAGAGAAATTCAAACAGAAAGATTCTGAAGTTAGAGATTTGATTGAGAAGCTGCTTGCTCTTGAAACACAATTGAGAAGTCATGACGAACAGGCTAGTGAATTAGCTGCCATTGCATCAAGCCGGAAGGACAAGCTGGAAGACACTCTTTTAAAATTACAGAACTTGGAAGCATTTGTTGAACATCTGAAAAGAAGCTCAGAAATATCCAAACTTGAGAATGAAGATTTAATGGGAGAAAATTTAACCATGTCTCAGGAGTTGGCAACATATAAGACAAACATAAATGAGTTAAAAATTGTATTTAATGCTGTTGTTGCAGAGAAACAAGTTACATCCATTCAGCTTCATGATTCTCGGAAAGAAATGAAGGTTCTCATGCAGCAGATTAACTCTGATAAAGAGAAACACCAACTGCAG ATAACTGCTGCCAAGGAGGAGTATAACAAGCTTACTGAATCGTaccaaaagacaaaaaaagaacTCGAAGCAATTATAATCCAGCTCGAAGAACAATTAAGTGAACAGACGACCAAGGAAATCTCTCTCTGTGCTGACATGAAGATTCTTAAAGCAGAGTTAGCTGATAAATCTCTGATGCAAGAACAAATTTCAGAACTTGAAAGCAAGCTTTTATTTGCCCAAAAAAGTTACATGGAAGAG ATTGAAGGCTTGCGGTCAACAGTTGTGGAGAAGGATGTTATACTAATTCCTAAACTAGAGGAGCACACATGCATAATTGAAGAGAGAGATACATTAATTCAACAGCTAAAGAAAGTTCAGAGTGATCTAGACATAGCACATAGGACCATAAAAGAGCAG TTTCAGAACAAAACAGCAGAAGGTGAATTGCAGAATGAAATAGAAGCAAAATCAAGAGATCTTGGACTGGGAACCTCAATAACCATGTTTGGGAGGAACATCAAAGAGAACAACGACAACAACATGAATCAAGCTCTAGAAACAAAATCTCTAAATCTAGCTACACAAATTGATGAAGAGGCTTCCGGAGCCATGGCATTCAAGTTCATCTTAGGAGTAGCTCTAGTGTCAATGTTCATTGGGATAATTCTTGGAAAGAGGTATTAA
- the LOC135588784 gene encoding uncharacterized protein LOC135588784 isoform X2: MEKKKELELQLEESGRGQELSESEKSLPKSEFHLANQKLVNMNRYCEEHELNQKAMKDDILEALTSNDTKHKKLLEVKEAFTGLADELKSSRKKMKELQEGLVSSANERCKLEEFSKHSSSQAELESKRALQFGNMLELAQFKAKEIEGQMDNLQKGLKGLYERIAENQHVKGVLHANAVELSTIQEKLEISRSTVADFEQKLVSKDSIIHELTQELNIHKASEERMKTHVLELENLLAASKEELEAKHANLEEIELKLQEKIGASFKNQVLWQKVTLQSLQKDLSDLTREKVTLQSTVADLSMKLSMNEEQCRQLEANLNLADQNFNKTDSLLSQALLRNKELEQNQRSFEELHHDMKKVMDATTKRNLELENLVQASKLAEESLKTKLRQSEMRSFSAEKRNMELKQQFNTTEMRCLEAESEIEDLNNQVKELTTLLRKIDEENSLSRRRFQGYENKIGQLESSLSKSFRRNTELEKELNCLLEKCVEHEGQATAAHQSNAELEDKVQTSHSKTEIEKCVKHKGQGTTEHQSNVELGDKVQSSHFETENAVTGADELEQLLETANYRIQELEQLLATMEAKYRDTETELKQYSSKVSALFAEIEAYQARSESLESVLQAANEKESELTDALDATVKDRKKLEDLSNIQAKSLSEAENLIQILQNKLKSLGAKLESAEEQLQASSLREKELVEKLRSTGEQLKHDGKAVEDINTRNLEMNSLNESLDKDTGFKFKETTLRFNQKESEFKELHEKLKFLEEQKTLYKDHALESNEEVASLKAELEANAMKLVSLDNKVEELNQKVLESDLRAEQISLENELMAVTNSKLRLELAACQLQLNQLNQLLNTNHAEMEATSEQLASHVKTISKLTDENSTYLELQSATEYRLRETEVQLHETIEKFKQKDSEVRDLIEKLLALETQLRSHDEQASELAAIASSRKDKLEDTLLKLQNLEAFVEHLKRSSEISKLENEDLMGENLTMSQELATYKTNINELKIVFNAVVAEKQVTSIQLHDSRKEMKVLMQQINSDKEKHQLQITAAKEEYNKLTESYQKTKKELEAIIIQLEEQLSEQTTKEISLCADMKILKAELADKSLMQEQISELESKLLFAQKSYMEEIEGLRSTVVEKDVILIPKLEEHTCIIEERDTLIQQLKKVQSDLDIAHRTIKEQFQNKTAEGELQNEIEAKSRDLGLGTSITMFGRNIKENNDNNMNQALETKSLNLATQIDEEASGAMAFKFILGVALVSMFIGIILGKRY, from the exons ATggagaagaaaaaagaacttgAACTTCAGCTTGAAGAATCTGGGAGAGGACAGGAACTTTCAGAATCTGAAAAATCCTTACCAAAATCAGAATTTCATCTAGCAAATCAGAAGTTAGTGAATATGAACAGATATTGCGAAGAACATGAACTTAACCAGAAGGCAATGAAAGATGATATTTTAGAAGCACTGACATCAAATGATACAAAGCATAAGAAGCTTCTTGAGGTAAAGGAAGCATTCACGGGGTTGGCAGATGAGCTCAAGAGCTCGAGGAAAAAGATGAAGGAGCTTCAAGAAGGGTTAGTGTCATCAGCAAATGAGAGGTGTAAACTTGAAGAGTTCAGCAAACATAGTAGTTCACAGGCAGAGCTAGAATCAAAGAGAGCTTTACAGTTTGGGAACATGTTGGAATTAGCACAATTTAAAGCAAAGGAGATTGAAGGTCAGATGGATAATTTACAAAAAGGATTGAAGGGACTCTATGAAAGGATTGCAGAGAATCAGCATGTCAAAGGAGTTCTGCACGCCAATGCAGTAGAGCTTTCAACAATTCAGGAAAAGTTGGAGATTTCAAGGTCAACAGTAGCAGATTTCGAACAGAAACTTGTTTCTAAGGATTCTATCATTCATGAGCTTACCCAAGAATTAAATATACATAAGGCTTCTGAAGAACGGATGAAAACACATGTTCTTGAATTAGAAAATTTACTTGCTGCATCCAAAGAAGAACTCGAAGCAAAGCATGCAAACTTGGAGGAAATTGAACTGAAGCTTCAAGAGAAAATTGGAGCTAGTTTTAAAAACCAAGTACTGTGGCAGAAGGTGACCCTTCAAAGTTTACAGAAGGACTTGTCTGATTTAACCAGGGAAAAGGTGACTCTTCAAAGTACTGTGGCAGACCttagcatgaaattgtcaatgaaCGAGGAGCAATGCCGACAATTAGAAGCGAATCTAAATCTGGCTGATCAGAATTTTAACAAGACAGATTCACTTCTTTCACAAGCATTATTGCGTAACAAAGAGCTTGAACAAAATCAGAGATCTTTTGAAGAgctccatcatgatatgaaaaaaGTAATGGATGCCACTACCAAGAGAAACCTTGAGCTGGAGAATCTGGTTCAGGCATCAAAGTTAGCTGAAGAGAGCCTAAAAACAAAGCTTAGGCAGAGTGAAATGAGATCATTCTCTGCTGAAAAACGCAATATGGAGCTTAAGCAACAATTTAATACTACAGAGATGAGATGCCTTGAAGCAGAGAGTGAGATAGAGGATCTGAATAATCAAGTGAAAGAGCTCACTACTTTGTTAAGAAAAATAGATGAGGAAAATTCACTATCAAGACGACGCTTTCAGGGATATGAGAACAAGATTGGCCAACTGGAATCTTCGTTGAGCAAGTCTTTTCGAAGGAACACAGAGCTTGAAAAGGAGCTCAACTGTCTTCTTGAAAAGTGTGTAGAGCATGAGGGACAGGCTACTGCAGCACATCAAAGCAATGCTGAGCTGGAAGACAAGGTACAAACATCTCATTCTAAAACTGAGATTGAAAAGTGTGTTAAGCACAAGGGACAGGGTACTACAGAACATCAAAGCAATGTTGAGTTAGGAGACAAGGTACAATCATCTCATTTTGAAACTGAGAATGCTGTAACAGGAGCTGATGAATTAGAGCAACTGCTGGAAACTGCTAATTATCGAATACAGGAGCTGGAACAGCTACTGGCAACTATGGAGGCAAAATATAGAGACACAGAAACAGAATTAAAACAATATAGCAGCAAGGTATCTGCACTTTTTGCTGAAATTGAAGCATACCAAGCAAGATCAGAAAGTCTTGAATCTGTGCTGCAAGCTGCAAATGAAAAAGAGAGCGAGTTGACTGATGCCTTGGATGCCACCGTTAAAGACCGAAAAAAACTTGAAGACTTATCCAATATTCAGGCAAAGAGTCTTTCTGAAGCTGAGAATCTGATCCAGATATTGCAAAATAAATTGAAATCTCTTGGAGCAAAGTTGGAAAGTGCTGAGGAACAACTTCAGGCCTCAAGTCTTCGAGAGAAAGAGCTAGTTGAGAAGCTTAGATCTACTGGAGAACAGTTAAAGCATGATGGAAAGGCTGTAGAAGATATTAATACCAGAAACCTGGAGATGAATTCACTGAATGAATCTTTAGACAAGGATACAGGGTTCAAATTCAAAGAAACAACACTGAGATTTAATCAAAAGGAGTCTGAATTTAAAGAATTGCATGAAAAGTTAAAGTTTCTGGAAGAACAAAAGACATTATACAAAGATCACGCACTTGAATCTAATGAAGAAGTTGCTTCACTAAAGGCGGAGTTGGAAGCAAATGCAATGAAATTGGTATCCCTTGATAACAAAGTCGAGGAGCTTAACCAAAAAGTTTTAGAATCTGATCTGAGAGCTGAACAAATATCTTTGGAAAATGAACTGATGGCTGTGACGAATTCAAAGCTTAGGTTAGAGTTGGCAGCCTGTCAACTCCAACTTAATCAGCTTAATCAGTTGTTGAACACCAATCATGCAGAGATGGAGGCAACTTCTGAACAACTCGCCTCTCATGTGAAAACCATCTCAAAGTTAACAGATGAAAATTCAACATATTTGGAACTCCAATCTGCCACTGAATATCGTCTTAGAGAAACCGAAGTCCAACTGCATGAAACTATAGAGAAATTCAAACAGAAAGATTCTGAAGTTAGAGATTTGATTGAGAAGCTGCTTGCTCTTGAAACACAATTGAGAAGTCATGACGAACAGGCTAGTGAATTAGCTGCCATTGCATCAAGCCGGAAGGACAAGCTGGAAGACACTCTTTTAAAATTACAGAACTTGGAAGCATTTGTTGAACATCTGAAAAGAAGCTCAGAAATATCCAAACTTGAGAATGAAGATTTAATGGGAGAAAATTTAACCATGTCTCAGGAGTTGGCAACATATAAGACAAACATAAATGAGTTAAAAATTGTATTTAATGCTGTTGTTGCAGAGAAACAAGTTACATCCATTCAGCTTCATGATTCTCGGAAAGAAATGAAGGTTCTCATGCAGCAGATTAACTCTGATAAAGAGAAACACCAACTGCAG ATAACTGCTGCCAAGGAGGAGTATAACAAGCTTACTGAATCGTaccaaaagacaaaaaaagaacTCGAAGCAATTATAATCCAGCTCGAAGAACAATTAAGTGAACAGACGACCAAGGAAATCTCTCTCTGTGCTGACATGAAGATTCTTAAAGCAGAGTTAGCTGATAAATCTCTGATGCAAGAACAAATTTCAGAACTTGAAAGCAAGCTTTTATTTGCCCAAAAAAGTTACATGGAAGAG ATTGAAGGCTTGCGGTCAACAGTTGTGGAGAAGGATGTTATACTAATTCCTAAACTAGAGGAGCACACATGCATAATTGAAGAGAGAGATACATTAATTCAACAGCTAAAGAAAGTTCAGAGTGATCTAGACATAGCACATAGGACCATAAAAGAGCAG TTTCAGAACAAAACAGCAGAAGGTGAATTGCAGAATGAAATAGAAGCAAAATCAAGAGATCTTGGACTGGGAACCTCAATAACCATGTTTGGGAGGAACATCAAAGAGAACAACGACAACAACATGAATCAAGCTCTAGAAACAAAATCTCTAAATCTAGCTACACAAATTGATGAAGAGGCTTCCGGAGCCATGGCATTCAAGTTCATCTTAGGAGTAGCTCTAGTGTCAATGTTCATTGGGATAATTCTTGGAAAGAGGTATTAA